GGCGCGGGCAATGACCCGAACCGCTTCGAACGCGTCGGCGGCTTCGACCCGTCGGCCGGGCCCCCACGGGCCGCGGGGTTCCCGCATGCCGGCCAGCACCACCGCGACGTGCTGCGGCTGGCGTGGCAACGAGGCGTCCAGCATCGCGATCTCGTCGTCGGTGGGACGGCGATCCACCGGGATGAGGCCGACGGCGCGGGTCTGCTCGGTGGGCTGCACTACCTGCGCGATCGCGAACAGCGCGACGTCGACCATTCCGCGGGAAACGTTGCGCGCCAACGCTTCTAGCAGCCCGGGCAGCAGCGTGGTAGCCAGGTGCGGACGGTCGGCCTCCAGCGGGTTGAGCACCTGCGTGGTGATGCGTCTCGGGTCGTCGGCGGGCAGGCCCCACCGGTCGAACACCCCCGCCGGCAAAAACGGCGTGGGCAGGACTTCGACGTAGCCCGCCAGCGCCAGCGACTTGCCGATCGCGCGGCGCCGCTTTTGTTTGCCGGTGAGTCCGCGCCCGGCCGGCGCCGCCGGCAGCACCGAGGGGATCACGTCGAAGCTTTCCAGCCGCAGCACTTCCTCGACCAAATCGGCGGGTTGCACCAGATCGGGCCGCCAGCTCGGCGGCGTGACGGTGAGCATGTCGGCATCGGCGGTCACCGCGGCGCCGATCTGGGTGAGCCGGCGCACGGTCGTGCCCGGCGCGAATTCGACACCGGCAGTGCGGTCGGGCAGCGCGGCGGTCATTCGGATCGGCGGAAGCGACCAGTCGTCGCGAGGCGGGTCGCCCCGCCAGTCGGTCAGTGTCGGCGAGACCGTGCCGCCAGTGATCTCCGCCAGAAGCGCGGCGCAGCGGTCCAGCGCGGCCACCGAGATCGCCGGGTCGACGCCCCGCTCGTAGCGGCGGGCAGCCTCGCTGGGCAGGTGCAGCCGCCGCTGGGTGCGCGACACCGCCGCTGGATCCCAAACCGCGGCCTCCAGCAGCACGTCGGTGGAGCCCTGGTGTGTCTCGGTGCTGCGCGAGCCCATCACCCCGCCAATCGCCGCGGCGGCGACGTCATCGACGATGAGCACGTCGGCGGGCTCGAGCCGGCGTTCGACGTCGTCGAGGGTGGTCATCGTCTCGCCGGGCCGCGCGAACCGCACAGCGAAGCCACCGGTGATGCGGTCGCGGTCGTGCGCATGCATCGGGTGGCCCAATTCCAGCATCACGTAGTTGGTGACGTCGACCGCTGGCGAGATCGCCCGGATACCCGACAGCAGCAGCCGGCGCTGCATCCACCACGGCGACACCGCGGCCGGATCCATCCCGATCACCGGTCGCAGCGCAAAGCGGCGCACCCCGGTCTCGGGCTGGACGGTCAGCGGCCACGCCGGGCCCTGCACCGGGAGCGGCGGCACGTCGGCGGGGTCGACGAAGTCGAGGTCGTAGGCGCAGGCGATCTCGCGGGCCAGCCCGCGCACCGACATGCAGTAGCCGCGGTCGGGGGTGATGGCCAGGTGGAACACCACGTCGTCGAAACCGAGCACCTCGGCACCGTCGGCTCCGGGTGCGGCGGTGCCCGGCGGCAGCACCAGGATGCCGGAATGGTCTGCGCCCATACCTAATTCCGCGGCCGAGCAGATCATGCCGGCAGAGTTTCGCCCATAGGCCTTGCGGGCGGTGATAGTGAGCCCACCGGGCAATGCGGTTCCCGGCAACGCCACCACAACCAGATCGTTGACAATGAAATTAGTTGCGCCACAGATGATTTCGCGTGACTGCGACTCTCCGACGTCGACCAGACAGGCGCGAATCGGCTTCTTGAAGCCGGTGAGCTCTTCGATCGCGACTACCCGCCCCACGGTCAGCGGGCCGGTGACCGGTCCGAGGGCCATCACCTCTTCGACCTCGTGGCCGATGCGCAGCAGCGTCTGCTCGAGCTCGTCGGCCGGCACATCCCATCCGGGCGCCCCGACCGCGACGACTTCGCGCAGCCAGCTGTAGGGGACGCGCATCAGGCCCCCACCCCGAACGGCAACGAGAACCGCACGTCGCCCTCGACCATGTCGCGCATGTCGGGGATGCCGTTGCGGACCTGCAGCGTGCGTTCGAGCCCCATGCCGAAGGCGAAGCCGGTGTAGACCTCCGGGTCGATGCCGGCGGCGCGCAACACGTTCGGATTGACCATGCCGCAGCCGCCCCATTCCACCCAGCCGGCGCCGCCCTTTTTGTTGGCGAACCACACGTCGACCTCACCCGACGGTTCGGTGAACGGGAAGAAGTGCGGACGCAGGCGGGTGCGCGCGGCGGCCCCGAACTCGGCGCGGGCGAACGCGTCCAGGGTTCCGCGCAGGTGCGCCATCGAAAGCCCCCGGTCCACGGCGAGCCCCTCGACCTGGTGGAACACCGGTGTGTGGGTGGCGTCGAGTTCATCGGTGCGAAACGTACGGCCGATCGAGATGACGTAGACCGGCAGGTCCCGCTCGAGCAGGGTGCGAACCTGCACCGGCGAGGTATGGGTACGCAGTAGCTGGCGGGAACCTTCGGGCGCGATATAGAAGGTGTCCTGTTCGCTGCGGGCGGGGTGGTCGGGTGGAAAGTTCAACGCGTCGAAATTGAACTGCTCGGTCTCGACCTCCGGTCCCTCGACCAGTTCCCAGCCCATCGCGATGAAGGTGTCGGCGATGTGTTCACCCAGGAGGGTGATCGGGTGGCGCGCGCCGGGTGGTTGCCGGGTCGACGGCAAGGTCACATCGATGCGCTCGGCGACCAGCACGGCCGCGTCACGCTCGGCGCGCAGCGCGGCCAACCGCTCGTCGTAGCTGCGTTGAGCGTCGGCGCGGGCGGCGTTGACACGCCGACCGGCCTCGGCGCGGTCGGCTTTGGGCAGCGCGGCCAGGGCTTGGCGGGCCAGCGCCAGCGGTGAGCGATCGCCGAGGTGCTCGGTCTTGGCGCGCGCCAACGCCTCGAGGTCGCCCGCAAGCGTGAAGGCTTGCCGGGCGGCGTTGACCGCTTTGGTCAGCGCCTCCGGGGACACGATCGACGGATCGACGGGTTGATCACCCACGCGGCGCGGCTCCTTTAGCTGGTTGGGTCCCCGGCGTTCGGCGGCGCGACGAGCGGCGCTGCTGCTTGCGGGACGCAAGTGCCGATCATAGGTGATCGGCGCGGCCGCCTTCCGGTCCGTTTAGGCCGGTGAGCTGCGGGGAACCCGGCTCAGCTTTTGCGCGACGGGCTCCTCGGCGGCCAGCGCGGACGTCTCCAGGGGCTTGCGCGTCAAGCGCCAGCGCACGATCGTGTGGGCGGCCACGCCGCTGAGCGTGCCGAGCGCCAAGCCAGTCAGCGCGGTCACCGCGGTGTGCGCCAGCAACAGGAAGCCGAACGCAGCGCCCACCGCCAGCAACGCATATCGCACCGGCGTCCAGTGCGCGGGCCGGCCGAAGCGGGTGGCCAGCGCCAGGCCGATGAGCAGCGCGACGGTGTGCCCGGCATCGGTGAATTCGGCGCCCAGCGCAGCGCTCGACACCGCGACCGCCAGCCACCAACCCATCCAGACCGGCCGCCAGCGCCGCGGGATCGCGGTGGTCAACGCGCCGAGTACCGCGACAGCGCCGTAGCTCACCCCGACGTCACTGGCCCGGCTGATCGACAGCGGCAGCCAGCCGAATTCGATCGCGGCGACCAATCCGGCCGCCACCACCAGGGTCGCGCCGACGTGGCCGAGCAAGAACGCGAGCGTGAGCCGGCCACTGCGCCAATGTAATTCCGCCAGCGCAAGCAGACAGACCAGACCCGGCAGCCAGATGTACATCGGGGCGGCGTCGATGACGAATGCGCTGCCGAACAGGGTGCCGATTTTCCCGCGCGCCAAGTTATGCAGGTTGGTGCTGACGTGCAGGATCACTTGGTGCTGCACTCGGGGACCGAGGAGCACCAGCGTGGTGCTGACCGCTACCAGGGCGGCCGCGTAACTGAGCGTGATGCGAACCCGTGCCAACCGCGACAGCATCCCAAGAATCATCGGCACCCACTATGCCTGCCGGCCGGTGTCGTCGTCGGCATCGGCACCTGTCAGTTCCCTAGGAGTTTCGATCCGGTAGATGGCCATGTCCGCGGGAACACCGCTGGGCTTGCCGCCGAACAGCGGTCGGTGGGCGCGTTTGACGACGACGCCGAGCCTTTCCAGTTCGGATTGCGGAATCTTGTCCAGTGCGGGACCGGACACCATGATGCCGCCCTTGGTGGCACGTTCCATGACCCGGGCGGCGATATTGACATCGACGCCGAGCCAGTCGGCGGCCACCCGCCGCGGATGGCCGGTGTGGATGCCGAGCCGCATCCGTGGTGTATAGCCTTCGACGTCAACGGATTTGAGGGATTTCTCTGCCTCAAGGGCGGCACGCAGAGCAGCGACCGGGTTGTCGAACACCGCCATGATGCCGTCGCCTAGGCGTTTGACAATGCGCCCTCCCCCATCCAGCAGCGGCGGCTCGACGGCCCGCGCCGCCCGCCGCAACAGCTTCAGCGCGGCGTCATCGCCGGCTTTCAGCGACCACTCGGAGAATCCCACCAGGTCGGTGAACAGCAACGTCACCTCGGGATTGGCCGGTCGGCGAGAAACCGCCTCGGTCAACGCCTGCCACAGCTGCAGCGCGCCCAGGCCGACCTCCCGGGATGCCGCACCACGGTCGCCGAGGACTCGACCCGCTGCGCGTGCGGCGGCGCGGGGACCGCCGTCTCCGGCCGTGGACAACGGGTCACCGAACTCGGGGTCACCGGGCAGCGCGCGTCGCGCACGGCGGAGCAATTCCACGACTTTCGGACTTTCGTTCTTGCTGCGCAGCCACTGCACCGGCGAAAGCCGTCGCGAGTCGCGCGCAGCCGACGCGGTCGCCGCTTGCTCGGGCTTGCCGGATGCCGGATCGGGCCCGAGTTCCACTTTGCCGAGCATAGGGGGACGCCGCGGCGAGGAGCAACGAGTCGCGCCATGATCTGCACCACCGCGTCCGGAAGAAGGCCTGATCAAACAGCCTCGGGTGGTGCTGTCGGCGCCGGCTGAGACCGCCAGGCGGCACACCCCGGAAATGGTAGACAACATATGTTGTCAACATTATCGTGTGTCGTACCAGGATCAGGAGGCCGTCATGACCGCCACACCAACGACGTCGGCCAAACCCCTGCCTCGGGACTTCGAGGGTGATCCGGGAGGCCAGCCTGCGCCAGCCACCGCCACTCCGTTGGGGCCGGACTCGCTGACGTGGAAGTACTTCGGCGACCTGCGCACGGGGATGATGGGCGTGTGGATCGGCGCGATCCAGAACATGTACCCGGAGCTCGGCGCCGGTGTTGAGGAGCATTCGATCCTGCTGCGAGAACCGCTGCAGCGGGTGGCCCGTTCGGTGTACCCGATCATGGGTGTCGTCTACGACGGCGACCGTGCGGCCCATACCGCCCAACAGATCAAGGACTACCACCGCACCATCAAAGGCGTCGACGCCAACGGCCGTCGTTACCACGCACTGAACCCCGAGACCTTTTATTGGGCGCATGCCACGTTCTTCATGCTGGTGATCAAGGTCGCCGAATACTTTTGCGGCGGCCTGACCGAGGCCGAGAAGCGCCAGCTTTTCGATGAGCACGTGCAGTGGTACCGGATGTATGGGATGAGCATGCGACCGGTGCCCAAGTCGTGGGAGGAATTCCAGGAGTACTGGGACCGGGTATGCCGCGAACGGTTGGAGCTCAACCCGGCCACCCGCGACATCTTCCAGATGCGAATCCCCAAGCCGAAATTCGTGCCGATGCCCACCCCGCTGTGGGATCAGCTGTTCAAGCCGTGGATGGCCGGTCAGCGTTGGATCGCCGCCGGGTTGTTCGATCCCCCGGTGCGCGAGAAGGCCGGAATGCGCTGGACACCGGGAGACGAGGTGTTGTTGCGGCTGTTCGGCAAGTTCGTGGAGCTGGCGTTTTTGGCGGTGCCCGACGAGATACGGTTACACCCGCGGGCGCTGGCCGGCTACCGGCGTGCGCAAGGCCGGATTCGCCCCGATGCACCGCTGGTGGAAGCACCGCGGTTCACGGCGCCGCCGCGTGACCGGCGCGGCTTGCCGATGCATTACATCCCGCCACGCAAGACGATCATGGAGCGGGCCGGCTCGCTGGTGCACACCACGTTTTCGCTGGCCGGCCTGCGTCCGGCCTGGGGTCGTGGCACCGCGGCGTGAGTTGGGCAGCGCGGGCGCCGGTCAGCGTAGCGCGCGTGAACTCTGATATAGGCAAATCGCAGCTGCCGCGACCACATTGAGGCTCTGCGCGCCGCCGGACGTAGGGATGCGCACCCGGTGGTCAGCCAGCGCGGCGAGCTCGGCCGGCAGGCCATGCGACTCAGCTCCGAACAGCCACGCCGTCGGTCGGTTCAGCAGCGGTTCGACGTCCTCGAGGCTGGTCGGCCCGTCCACAGTGGTCGCCAGCACCTGCAGGCCCCGCTTGCGCATTGCCCCGACAGCCGCGTCAGCATCCGGTGCGACGACGACCGGGATTGCGAAGATGCTGCCCGCGGAGGCGCGCAGGCACTTGCCGTTGTAGGGGTCGACGCTGTGCCCCAACAGGACCACCGCAGCGGCGCCCAGCGCGTCAGCGATGCGGATCAGGGAGCCTGCGTTGCCGGGTTCACCGATCTCGACGGCGACGACGATCAGCGCAGGATTGCCGGCTAGCACCTCTTCCAAGCGGGTGGCGGGCAGCTCGCACACCGCAACCAGGCCCGCCGGCGTCACTGTCTCCG
This Mycobacterium xenopi DNA region includes the following protein-coding sequences:
- the pheS gene encoding phenylalanine--tRNA ligase subunit alpha, which gives rise to MGDQPVDPSIVSPEALTKAVNAARQAFTLAGDLEALARAKTEHLGDRSPLALARQALAALPKADRAEAGRRVNAARADAQRSYDERLAALRAERDAAVLVAERIDVTLPSTRQPPGARHPITLLGEHIADTFIAMGWELVEGPEVETEQFNFDALNFPPDHPARSEQDTFYIAPEGSRQLLRTHTSPVQVRTLLERDLPVYVISIGRTFRTDELDATHTPVFHQVEGLAVDRGLSMAHLRGTLDAFARAEFGAAARTRLRPHFFPFTEPSGEVDVWFANKKGGAGWVEWGGCGMVNPNVLRAAGIDPEVYTGFAFGMGLERTLQVRNGIPDMRDMVEGDVRFSLPFGVGA
- a CDS encoding rhomboid-like protein; translated protein: MILGMLSRLARVRITLSYAAALVAVSTTLVLLGPRVQHQVILHVSTNLHNLARGKIGTLFGSAFVIDAAPMYIWLPGLVCLLALAELHWRSGRLTLAFLLGHVGATLVVAAGLVAAIEFGWLPLSISRASDVGVSYGAVAVLGALTTAIPRRWRPVWMGWWLAVAVSSAALGAEFTDAGHTVALLIGLALATRFGRPAHWTPVRYALLAVGAAFGFLLLAHTAVTALTGLALGTLSGVAAHTIVRWRLTRKPLETSALAAEEPVAQKLSRVPRSSPA
- a CDS encoding oxygenase MpaB family protein encodes the protein MTATPTTSAKPLPRDFEGDPGGQPAPATATPLGPDSLTWKYFGDLRTGMMGVWIGAIQNMYPELGAGVEEHSILLREPLQRVARSVYPIMGVVYDGDRAAHTAQQIKDYHRTIKGVDANGRRYHALNPETFYWAHATFFMLVIKVAEYFCGGLTEAEKRQLFDEHVQWYRMYGMSMRPVPKSWEEFQEYWDRVCRERLELNPATRDIFQMRIPKPKFVPMPTPLWDQLFKPWMAGQRWIAAGLFDPPVREKAGMRWTPGDEVLLRLFGKFVELAFLAVPDEIRLHPRALAGYRRAQGRIRPDAPLVEAPRFTAPPRDRRGLPMHYIPPRKTIMERAGSLVHTTFSLAGLRPAWGRGTAA
- a CDS encoding adenylate/guanylate cyclase domain-containing protein, with translation MELGPDPASGKPEQAATASAARDSRRLSPVQWLRSKNESPKVVELLRRARRALPGDPEFGDPLSTAGDGGPRAAARAAGRVLGDRGAASREVGLGALQLWQALTEAVSRRPANPEVTLLFTDLVGFSEWSLKAGDDAALKLLRRAARAVEPPLLDGGGRIVKRLGDGIMAVFDNPVAALRAALEAEKSLKSVDVEGYTPRMRLGIHTGHPRRVAADWLGVDVNIAARVMERATKGGIMVSGPALDKIPQSELERLGVVVKRAHRPLFGGKPSGVPADMAIYRIETPRELTGADADDDTGRQA
- the pheT gene encoding phenylalanine--tRNA ligase subunit beta encodes the protein MRVPYSWLREVVAVGAPGWDVPADELEQTLLRIGHEVEEVMALGPVTGPLTVGRVVAIEELTGFKKPIRACLVDVGESQSREIICGATNFIVNDLVVVALPGTALPGGLTITARKAYGRNSAGMICSAAELGMGADHSGILVLPPGTAAPGADGAEVLGFDDVVFHLAITPDRGYCMSVRGLAREIACAYDLDFVDPADVPPLPVQGPAWPLTVQPETGVRRFALRPVIGMDPAAVSPWWMQRRLLLSGIRAISPAVDVTNYVMLELGHPMHAHDRDRITGGFAVRFARPGETMTTLDDVERRLEPADVLIVDDVAAAAIGGVMGSRSTETHQGSTDVLLEAAVWDPAAVSRTQRRLHLPSEAARRYERGVDPAISVAALDRCAALLAEITGGTVSPTLTDWRGDPPRDDWSLPPIRMTAALPDRTAGVEFAPGTTVRRLTQIGAAVTADADMLTVTPPSWRPDLVQPADLVEEVLRLESFDVIPSVLPAAPAGRGLTGKQKRRRAIGKSLALAGYVEVLPTPFLPAGVFDRWGLPADDPRRITTQVLNPLEADRPHLATTLLPGLLEALARNVSRGMVDVALFAIAQVVQPTEQTRAVGLIPVDRRPTDDEIAMLDASLPRQPQHVAVVLAGMREPRGPWGPGRRVEAADAFEAVRVIARACSVEVGLRAAQHLPWHPGRCAEVLVGQTVVGYGGQLHPAVIERCELPAGTCAAELNLDAIPLVEALPAPRVSPFPAVFQDVSLVVDADVAAQAVEDAVREGAGELLEDIRLFDVYTGPQVGDNRKSLTFALRFRAPDRTLTEDDASAARDAAVRCAAERVGAVLRG
- a CDS encoding TrmH family RNA methyltransferase encodes the protein MLTERSGRVVAAAKLHRHVRRRRAQRFLAEGPNLVEAASRRGLVREIFVTEAAARRHGEWLHTQDVPVHLVNDRAAKALSETVTPAGLVAVCELPATRLEEVLAGNPALIVVAVEIGEPGNAGSLIRIADALGAAAVVLLGHSVDPYNGKCLRASAGSIFAIPVVVAPDADAAVGAMRKRGLQVLATTVDGPTSLEDVEPLLNRPTAWLFGAESHGLPAELAALADHRVRIPTSGGAQSLNVVAAAAICLYQSSRALR